The following coding sequences lie in one Gadus macrocephalus chromosome 1, ASM3116895v1 genomic window:
- the LOC132454976 gene encoding leucine-rich repeat and transmembrane domain-containing protein 1: MTAVLLCALLSLLLPPATLACPKECACDAGAKVVDCRGRGLYDIPRRLHPDTQELYLQDNRIRGLGSMAFRETPFLRIVDLSNNSITSVSPSTLLGLRNLQRFNLAHNGLRELDKRLLAPIHSLTHLDLSHNSLWGLPGVMGESLRNLSHLGLAHNKLTRLDRSLMEALGRLDSLALRGNPWRCDCQLIVLKLWLETYIFKGGVVDEVRCTQPEDMRDKDLQRIPYQLFHSCMTTSYNYLFANIHHLESERLLRGHTHGNHAHPALHAPVGMAEGFGAAGGVGGGVAGGGGGGGGVGGGGGGGAGGGGGLPECEPKQRPRPVNLRHAIATVIITGVVCGIVCLMMLAAAVYGCAYAAIMAKYQREVKKNEELAAAQEAQRAKAREKEPLENAVA, encoded by the exons ATGACAG cgGTCCTGCTGTGcgccctcctctccctgctcctcccccccgccaccctGGCCTGCCCCAAGGAGTGCGCCTGCGACGCCGGCGCCAAAGTGGTGGACTGCCGGGGCCGCGGCCTCTACGACATCCCCCGGCGGCTGCACCCCGACACCCAGGAGCTCTACCTCCAGGACAACCGCATCCGGGGCCTGGGCTCCATGGCCTTCCGGGAGACGCCCTTCCTGCGGATCGTGGACCTGTCCAACAACTCCATCACCTCAGTGTCGCCGTCCACGCTACTGGGCCTGAGGAACCTTCAGCGCTTCAACCTGGCCCACAACGGGCTGCGGGAGCTGGACAAGCGGCTGCTGGCCCCAATACACTCGCTCACGCACCTCGACCTTTCGCACAACAG CCTGTGGGGCTTGCCAGGAGTGATGGGGGAAAGCCTTAGGAACCTGAGCCACCTGGGACTGGCTCACAACAAGCTGACGAGACTGGACCGCTCCCTGATGGAGGCCCTTGGTCGCCTTGACAGCCTGGCTCTAAGGGGAAACCCTTGGAGATGTGACTGCCAGCTGATAGTCCTCAAACTCTGGCTGGAGACCTACATTTTCAAAG GTGGCGTGGTGGACGAGGTGCGCTGCACCCAGCCTGAGGACATGCGGGACAAGGACCTCCAGAGGATCCCCTACCAGCTCTTCCACTCCTGCATGACCACCAGCTACAACTACCTGTTTGCCAACATCCACCACCTGGAGTCGGAGAGGCTGCTCCGAGGCCACACCCACGGCAACCACGCCCACCCCGCGCTCCACGCCCCCGTGGGGATGGCGGAAGGCTTCGGCGCCGCCGGTGGGGTCGGTGGTGGTgtggctgggggaggaggaggaggcggtggagtaggaggaggaggaggaggaggagcaggaggaggaggaggtctgccCGAGTGCGAGCCCAAGCAGCGGCCGCGGCCCGTCAACCTCCGGCACGCCATCGCCACGGTGATCATCACCGGCGTGGTGTGCGGCATCGTGTGTCTGATGATGCTGGCGGCCGCCGTGTACGGCTGCGCCTACGCCGCCATCATGGCCAAGTACCAGCGGGAGGTGAAGAAGAACGAGGAGCTGGCCGCTGCACAGGAGGCCCAGCGCGCCAAGGCTCGGGAAAAGGAGCCGCTGGAGAACGCCGTCGCCTAG